One genomic region from Cloacibacillus sp. encodes:
- a CDS encoding ATP-binding cassette domain-containing protein, whose protein sequence is MTTLRAINITKRFKGMTALDRVSFEIRDGEFVCILGPSGCGKSTLLRSLAGLEAIDEGSIEIGGRDVTCAPPSERNFGIVFQSYALFPNLNVEENIAYGLWNKGLSKDEAAERVAGIIETTGLGCHSKKYPQQLSGGQQQRVAICRALVLNPEFLLLDEPLSALDAKVRLKLRKEIRQIQQRFAITTIMVTHDQEEALSMADRIIVMNEGRIEQMDTPQALYDAPVNGFVADFVGTANFVGADRAIRPESLCLSKSLSDNTIQAEVCDVEYRGAFYRIEVDTHVGHLMVDIPSQQSDAKVLRLGSRLYIDIPQDKVIMLKSA, encoded by the coding sequence ATGACGACTCTCCGGGCGATAAATATTACCAAGAGATTTAAAGGCATGACGGCTCTCGACAGGGTGAGCTTCGAGATACGCGACGGAGAGTTCGTCTGCATATTAGGCCCCTCCGGCTGTGGCAAGAGCACGCTGCTGCGTTCGCTCGCCGGGCTGGAGGCCATAGATGAGGGAAGTATAGAGATCGGGGGGCGCGATGTGACCTGCGCGCCCCCTTCGGAAAGAAACTTCGGAATAGTCTTTCAGTCTTACGCCCTCTTTCCGAATCTAAATGTTGAGGAGAATATCGCCTACGGCCTTTGGAATAAGGGGCTCTCCAAAGATGAGGCCGCGGAGCGCGTCGCCGGTATAATTGAGACCACGGGGCTCGGCTGTCACAGCAAGAAGTATCCCCAGCAGCTTTCGGGCGGGCAGCAGCAGAGGGTCGCCATCTGCCGCGCGCTGGTGCTGAACCCGGAGTTTTTGCTCCTCGACGAGCCTCTGTCGGCGCTTGACGCGAAGGTGCGTCTCAAGCTCCGCAAGGAGATCCGCCAGATTCAGCAGCGTTTCGCGATCACGACGATCATGGTCACGCACGACCAGGAGGAGGCCCTTTCGATGGCCGACCGCATCATCGTTATGAACGAGGGGCGCATCGAACAGATGGACACGCCGCAGGCGCTCTATGACGCTCCCGTCAACGGCTTCGTCGCCGACTTCGTCGGCACGGCGAATTTTGTCGGCGCGGACAGGGCGATCCGCCCCGAGAGCCTCTGTCTCAGCAAATCGCTGTCGGACAACACGATCCAGGCCGAGGTCTGCGATGTGGAGTACCGCGGGGCCTTTTACCGCATAGAGGTGGATACGCATGTGGGGCATCTGATGGTAGATATCCCCTCGCAACAGAGCGACGCGAAGGTTTTACGGCTCGGCAGCCGCCTCTATATAGATATTCCGCAGGATAAGGTCATAATGCTCAAGAGCGCCTAA
- a CDS encoding putative 2-aminoethylphosphonate ABC transporter substrate-binding protein: MINLSDQIGKAWKFALLLIVVTAVFAAVASHAAGKELIVYTALENEQINKYLATFKEANPDIDVKIVRDSTGIITAKLLAEGANTPADVVWGTAASSLLVLEKRGLIEPYAPKGLNRVEKMLKDTANPPAWVGIDAWECAIVVNTAEAKAQGLPAIKSYKDLLRPEFKGKIVMSNPNSSGTGFLAVSGILQLMGEKAGFEYLDKLHENIALYTHSGSAPAKKAASGEFPVGISYGYAGVNQKKKGAPVEVVFPVEGSGWDVEANALIKKKSIKPEAKKFLDWAISDRAINALKDDYAITAVKVGSAIPEGYSKDPLSQLVKKNDLRWAAQNRDRLLKEWASRYEGKTEAK; this comes from the coding sequence ATGATTAATTTATCGGATCAAATTGGAAAAGCCTGGAAGTTCGCGCTGCTGCTTATCGTCGTGACCGCGGTCTTTGCCGCCGTGGCGTCGCACGCGGCAGGTAAGGAGCTTATCGTCTATACGGCGCTGGAGAACGAGCAGATCAATAAGTACCTTGCCACCTTTAAGGAGGCGAATCCCGATATAGATGTGAAGATAGTCCGCGACTCTACGGGCATTATCACGGCGAAGCTGCTCGCCGAGGGCGCGAATACGCCCGCTGATGTTGTCTGGGGCACGGCGGCCTCCAGCCTCCTCGTACTTGAAAAGAGAGGCCTTATTGAACCCTACGCGCCGAAGGGGCTTAACCGCGTTGAAAAGATGCTGAAGGATACGGCGAATCCGCCGGCATGGGTCGGCATCGATGCCTGGGAGTGCGCGATCGTGGTGAACACCGCCGAGGCGAAGGCCCAGGGGCTGCCCGCGATAAAGTCGTACAAGGACCTTCTCCGCCCCGAATTTAAGGGAAAGATCGTCATGAGCAATCCCAACTCATCGGGCACCGGCTTTCTCGCCGTCTCGGGAATTCTCCAGCTGATGGGCGAGAAGGCGGGTTTTGAGTATCTCGACAAGCTCCATGAAAATATCGCGCTCTATACGCATTCCGGCTCCGCGCCCGCTAAAAAGGCCGCCTCGGGTGAGTTCCCCGTCGGTATCTCCTACGGCTACGCCGGTGTGAACCAGAAGAAGAAGGGCGCTCCCGTGGAGGTAGTATTCCCCGTGGAGGGTAGCGGCTGGGACGTCGAGGCCAACGCGCTGATCAAGAAGAAGAGTATCAAGCCCGAGGCGAAGAAGTTCCTTGACTGGGCCATCTCTGACAGGGCGATCAACGCGCTGAAGGACGACTACGCGATCACGGCGGTGAAGGTTGGCAGCGCGATCCCCGAGGGTTATTCAAAGGACCCGCTCTCGCAGCTCGTGAAGAAGAACGACCTGCGCTGGGCCGCCCAGAACCGCGACCGTCTGCTGAAAGAGTGGGCCTCCCGTTACGAGGGCAAGACGGAAGCGAAGTAG